A genomic segment from Vicinamibacterales bacterium encodes:
- a CDS encoding GDSL-type esterase/lipase family protein: MSKAGRKLLALSLPAVAIAGLVSVMLVEAWVRLQWDEKRGTPGFFLADPVRGNRLAPGYRGFFAGVPVHINSLGFRDSREYSLEKSPGTFRMLVLGDSVTFGHGTLDETTYPFLLERRLQQWRPDVKWEVWNLGVPGYNTSQELAYLTEVGSRYDPDLAIVGFFANDLTDNTLPAAPSLSRRATRGVQRLMQQHLYSYEFYKRTFLTVRWRLMTDEDDRRRIENLSGEEALLGRMEDLSADDDQKLSAVDTFDDQQVRDFTCPVLGPRDGGGDRLAAAVRKQSPETLAWIAAVRGLQRLNREGAYRVMFFINMAPDICAREDRFHNGGSLDDDDALREILGDGTPVASSTRAFLRYRPSQMPGANNHSFGNANRVKADALFDFLRTSSLLPPAH, translated from the coding sequence ATGTCGAAGGCCGGCCGTAAGCTCCTGGCCCTCTCGCTGCCCGCCGTTGCCATCGCCGGCCTGGTCTCGGTGATGCTCGTTGAAGCGTGGGTGCGCCTGCAGTGGGACGAGAAGCGCGGGACGCCAGGCTTCTTTCTGGCCGACCCCGTGCGCGGCAATCGCCTCGCGCCCGGGTATCGCGGGTTCTTTGCCGGCGTTCCGGTTCATATCAACTCCCTTGGCTTCCGCGACAGCCGCGAGTACAGCCTCGAGAAATCGCCCGGCACCTTTCGCATGCTCGTCCTGGGTGACTCGGTGACCTTCGGACACGGCACGCTGGACGAGACCACCTACCCGTTCCTGCTCGAGCGGCGATTGCAGCAGTGGCGGCCCGACGTGAAATGGGAGGTCTGGAACCTCGGGGTGCCCGGATACAACACCTCGCAGGAACTGGCCTATCTCACCGAGGTGGGTAGCCGCTACGATCCGGACTTGGCCATCGTCGGGTTCTTTGCCAACGACCTGACCGACAACACGCTGCCGGCCGCGCCCTCGCTGTCCCGCCGCGCGACCCGCGGTGTGCAGCGGCTGATGCAGCAGCATTTGTACTCGTACGAGTTCTACAAACGAACCTTCCTGACTGTTCGCTGGCGGCTCATGACGGACGAGGACGACCGCAGACGTATCGAGAACCTGTCCGGCGAAGAGGCGCTGCTCGGCCGCATGGAGGACCTCTCCGCGGACGACGATCAGAAACTGAGTGCCGTCGATACCTTCGACGATCAGCAGGTGCGCGATTTCACGTGCCCGGTGCTGGGCCCCCGCGATGGCGGGGGCGACCGGCTCGCCGCGGCGGTCCGCAAACAGTCCCCGGAGACGCTCGCCTGGATCGCCGCCGTCCGGGGCCTCCAACGGCTGAACCGGGAGGGAGCCTACCGTGTGATGTTCTTCATCAACATGGCGCCCGATATCTGTGCGCGCGAGGACCGCTTCCACAACGGCGGGTCGCTCGACGACGACGACGCACTGAGGGAGATTCTCGGCGACGGCACGCCGGTGGCCAGCAGCACCCGGGCCTTTCTCCGCTACCGGCCATCGCAGATGCCGGGCGCGAACAACCACTCGTTCGGCAACGCGAATCGCGTGAAGGCCGACGCCTTGTTCGACTTCCTGCGCACCAGTTCGTTACTGCCCCCGGCTCACTGA
- a CDS encoding glycosyltransferase family 39 protein, protein MRETIARVLDSTRTVYAACLVSLVLGLAFIFVWAPHPWGWAGIDAYHVLALELARGGSFSTTDVPWGYAYFVAFWYWLSGERLWVPLVAQVVANAGVPLLLYHLVVPLAGRRTAVLSALLVGAFSFNTLYASTQASDAICTVLFTAGLLYFARGFRSGRALDFMLGGLFAGLAPQFRPNLILLPAVAAAFYLWQSPRSGRAWRNVALYLVVVIAVLSPWTIRNYRLTGILMPTSTHGGQQLWYGSLQVGAHLESQSRNPRRAFEFAAFDYTSLINTSLIVSADPTTCVGRSQPVVDLIYWTDHDSQQHRAPARTAGRRLEFEIPGQPADTVVYYSFEGSWADTAEKVATPLQGARAPYVTFVSSDHLGDLDRHNDLLDIFDVARLMRELAWGDRPAVPGLLDLNQDGATDQQDLAASVGYLLQPSPRQAPPVVKFDTSASRATLTLPDGSTLSVPRDFGGRQTDLEVEGELATSLVAKSRSFAAIAAARVSATPHLCHVVDDVRVNDVYYRKEPHRLNRYTALAFDNISRTPVDFALASAYRFVRMFIIVGTDDVATTQQFSWSRLVYGAGQAASTVYLLVFIAGIVMAVRQRSAVLGLLLPILYVPATICFVLTNMRYTVTVQPLMFVFVAVALVAWLRLDPPGGGLRNQGVGARA, encoded by the coding sequence ATGCGCGAGACCATCGCGCGTGTCCTGGATTCAACCCGGACCGTCTACGCGGCGTGCCTCGTATCGCTCGTCCTCGGCCTCGCCTTCATCTTCGTGTGGGCGCCGCATCCCTGGGGCTGGGCCGGCATCGACGCCTACCATGTGCTGGCGCTCGAACTCGCGCGCGGCGGTTCGTTTTCCACGACCGACGTTCCCTGGGGATACGCCTACTTCGTCGCCTTCTGGTACTGGCTGTCGGGCGAGCGGCTCTGGGTGCCCCTGGTCGCTCAAGTCGTGGCGAACGCCGGCGTACCGTTGCTGCTCTATCACCTGGTGGTACCGCTCGCCGGCCGCCGGACGGCGGTGCTGTCGGCACTGCTGGTTGGCGCGTTCTCGTTCAACACGCTCTACGCCTCCACGCAGGCATCGGATGCGATCTGCACGGTGTTGTTCACCGCCGGCCTCCTCTACTTCGCCCGCGGGTTTCGGAGCGGCCGCGCGCTCGACTTCATGCTCGGCGGTCTGTTCGCCGGGCTGGCGCCCCAGTTCCGTCCCAACTTGATCCTGCTGCCGGCGGTGGCCGCGGCGTTCTACCTCTGGCAATCACCGCGCTCGGGGCGCGCCTGGCGCAACGTGGCCCTCTACCTCGTGGTGGTGATCGCGGTGCTGTCGCCCTGGACCATCCGGAACTACCGCTTGACCGGCATCCTCATGCCCACCAGCACGCACGGCGGCCAGCAACTCTGGTACGGCAGCCTGCAAGTCGGTGCTCATCTGGAAAGCCAGTCCCGCAATCCTCGCCGGGCCTTCGAGTTCGCGGCGTTCGACTACACGAGCCTGATCAACACCTCGCTGATCGTCTCCGCCGACCCGACCACGTGCGTCGGGCGCAGCCAGCCGGTCGTGGACCTGATCTATTGGACCGACCACGATTCTCAACAGCATCGGGCGCCGGCCAGGACCGCGGGCCGGCGACTCGAGTTCGAAATCCCCGGGCAGCCCGCCGACACTGTCGTCTACTACTCCTTCGAAGGGTCGTGGGCCGACACCGCCGAGAAGGTGGCGACGCCGTTGCAGGGCGCCCGTGCCCCGTACGTGACGTTTGTGTCCAGCGATCACCTGGGCGATCTCGATCGCCACAATGACCTGCTGGACATCTTCGACGTCGCGCGCCTGATGCGCGAACTGGCGTGGGGAGATCGCCCAGCGGTGCCGGGCCTGCTGGATCTCAACCAGGACGGGGCCACCGACCAGCAGGACCTCGCCGCCTCTGTGGGCTACCTGCTCCAGCCGTCGCCGCGGCAGGCGCCGCCGGTCGTCAAGTTCGACACGTCGGCGTCACGAGCCACGCTCACGCTGCCCGACGGCTCCACGCTCTCGGTGCCACGCGACTTCGGCGGCCGCCAAACCGACCTCGAAGTCGAGGGCGAGCTGGCCACCAGCCTGGTCGCCAAGAGCCGGTCGTTTGCGGCCATCGCCGCCGCCCGCGTGTCCGCGACGCCGCACCTGTGCCACGTCGTGGACGACGTGCGCGTCAACGACGTCTACTACCGGAAGGAACCACACCGCCTCAACCGCTACACGGCGCTGGCCTTCGACAACATCTCGCGCACGCCCGTGGATTTTGCCCTGGCGTCCGCGTATCGCTTCGTCCGGATGTTCATCATCGTGGGCACCGATGATGTCGCCACCACCCAGCAGTTTTCGTGGTCGCGGCTGGTCTACGGCGCCGGCCAGGCGGCGTCGACCGTCTACCTCCTGGTGTTCATCGCCGGCATCGTCATGGCCGTGAGGCAGCGCTCCGCCGTGCTCGGACTGTTGCTGCCAATCCTCTACGTGCCCGCGACGATCTGTTTTGTGCTGACGAACATGCGCTACACGGTGACCGTGCAGCCGTTGATGTTCGTGTTCGTGGCCGTGGCGCTGGTGGCCTGGCTGAGGCTGGACCCGCCGGGCGGCGGGCTGAGAAACCAGGGAGTGGGGGCTAGGGCATGA
- a CDS encoding MraY family glycosyltransferase, translating into MTAVDLRSVLIAFGVAFALSAILVPACRWLADRTGAVAHPRNDRWHRKSIPLLGGVAIAVAALLTAFGTGIAREVPVLVATAFIIFIVGLTDDIIHLKPFTKLIAQIALAATLVYFDYSLGWLESRLLDNLLTMVWVVGLTNAFNLLDNMDGLCGGTALIVSVTLMFGLMTGASRESAGPEIAYLAMLAGAVAGFLVYNFPPASIFMGDSGALMLGFSLAALTLSNDGVRGSRSDVVSVIAGPVFVLLIPIFDTTLVTVLRLLAGRSPAVGGRDHSSHRLVAIGLSERSAVFVLWTLAAVGGAVGLTIRGATQGFTVLVGGLFIIAMCLFALLLARVRVYELPATVRADDVTTIPDEFQHKKRVGEVLLDFGLISASYYAANQIHFDAEGYLRNAETFYGSLPIMVAFQLVAFFVVGVYRGAWHLFRWRDAVPMIGGVVAAAVAALAVMAVIYGASSDSRTVILYFAGILIALMVVSRASMRLFARFMP; encoded by the coding sequence GTGACCGCCGTCGACCTCAGGTCCGTGCTCATCGCCTTCGGCGTGGCCTTCGCGCTGTCGGCGATCCTCGTGCCGGCGTGCCGCTGGCTGGCGGACCGCACCGGCGCCGTCGCCCATCCCCGCAATGACCGCTGGCACCGCAAGAGCATTCCGCTGTTGGGCGGCGTCGCCATCGCGGTGGCGGCGCTGCTCACCGCATTCGGCACCGGCATCGCCCGCGAAGTCCCGGTGCTGGTCGCCACCGCCTTTATCATCTTCATCGTCGGACTGACCGACGACATCATCCACCTGAAGCCGTTCACGAAGCTGATCGCGCAAATCGCGTTGGCGGCCACGCTCGTCTATTTCGACTACAGCCTCGGCTGGCTCGAGTCGCGGTTGCTGGACAACCTGTTGACCATGGTGTGGGTGGTCGGCCTGACCAATGCCTTCAACCTGCTCGACAACATGGACGGCCTGTGCGGCGGAACGGCGCTAATCGTCTCGGTGACGCTGATGTTCGGGCTGATGACCGGCGCCAGCCGGGAGTCTGCGGGGCCAGAGATCGCCTACCTCGCGATGCTGGCCGGCGCGGTGGCCGGCTTCCTCGTCTACAACTTTCCTCCGGCGTCGATTTTCATGGGCGACAGCGGCGCCCTGATGCTTGGGTTCAGCCTGGCGGCGTTGACGTTGAGCAACGACGGCGTTCGAGGCAGCCGTTCCGACGTGGTATCGGTGATTGCCGGCCCGGTCTTCGTTCTACTGATCCCGATCTTCGACACCACCCTGGTGACCGTATTGCGCCTGCTCGCCGGCCGCTCGCCGGCGGTGGGCGGCCGCGATCACTCGTCGCACCGGCTCGTGGCAATCGGGCTCTCGGAACGTTCGGCCGTTTTCGTGCTGTGGACGCTGGCCGCGGTTGGCGGCGCCGTTGGCCTGACCATTCGCGGCGCGACCCAGGGTTTCACGGTGCTGGTAGGCGGCTTGTTCATCATCGCGATGTGCCTGTTCGCGCTGCTGCTGGCCCGTGTCCGCGTCTACGAATTGCCGGCGACCGTTCGCGCGGACGATGTGACAACGATTCCGGACGAGTTCCAGCACAAGAAGCGGGTGGGGGAGGTGTTGCTCGATTTCGGATTGATCAGTGCCTCGTACTACGCCGCCAACCAGATCCATTTCGACGCGGAAGGCTACCTGCGCAACGCCGAGACGTTCTACGGCTCGCTCCCCATCATGGTGGCGTTCCAGCTCGTGGCGTTCTTCGTTGTCGGGGTCTACCGCGGGGCGTGGCACTTGTTCCGATGGCGGGATGCGGTGCCGATGATTGGCGGGGTCGTCGCGGCGGCCGTCGCGGCCTTGGCCGTAATGGCGGTGATCTACGGCGCGTCGAGCGACTCGCGGACCGTCATCCTGTACTTCGCCGGCATCCTGATTGCGCTGATGGTGGTATCGCGCGCCTCGATGCGGCTGTTCGCCAGGTTCATGCCCTAG
- the asnB gene encoding asparagine synthase (glutamine-hydrolyzing), which produces MCGICGEMSFAAGRAVADRALSAMTDTLRHRGPDHGATYRSDDGATGLGFRRLSIIDLRAAANQPIGNEDGSVQLVFNGEIYNFQDLRKDLVANGHTFRSSSDSEVIVHLYEELGDRAIDRLDGMFALALWDSRQGRLVLARDRAGKKPLYIHTSADRVVFASEPKALLAHPDLDIEIDADAIPYYFLYGYVPHPQTVYRGVRHVEPGTVVTFDRQGRQSARRYWQLTFPEVRLKPGATSQSPTSRAEAAGRVRELVTAAVERRLVADVPLGAFLSGGIDSTIIVGLMSRLMKEPVRTFSLGFEGDADFDETAVARATAGQFGTRHTEFKVRPSAIDLLDTLVYHHDGPFADSSAIPTYLVSKLTREHVTVALTGDGGDEVFAGYLRFGAALAADRVPGWLGHAAAGALALLPTPRNERHWIARGRRFARAAGLSRQERLVAWAGVFHDDLGQLLGIGGARAGEPPVDCCHHIRDLAGADGASPLNQLLAANFHSYLHDDLLVKADRMSMANSLEARAPFLDRDLMEYVAGLPDHYKLDGHTTKAILREAFADLVPAQVQQGAKKGFGVPLDGWFRGELRDRLRDTVLAPSAKLRAYVDQAYVQKLVTEHLERKANHGHRLWTLLTFERWLDLLPGWRQA; this is translated from the coding sequence ATGTGCGGCATTTGTGGAGAAATGAGTTTTGCGGCCGGCCGCGCGGTGGCCGACCGCGCCCTGTCGGCCATGACCGACACGTTACGCCACCGTGGTCCGGATCACGGCGCCACCTATCGCTCCGATGATGGCGCGACGGGCCTCGGCTTCCGGCGGCTGAGCATCATCGATCTGCGGGCGGCGGCGAACCAGCCGATTGGCAACGAGGACGGCAGCGTCCAACTGGTGTTCAACGGCGAGATTTACAACTTCCAGGATCTGCGGAAGGACCTGGTCGCCAATGGCCACACGTTCCGGTCCAGCTCAGACTCCGAAGTCATCGTGCACTTGTACGAGGAACTGGGCGACCGCGCCATCGATCGGCTCGATGGCATGTTCGCGCTGGCGCTGTGGGACTCGCGACAGGGGCGGCTCGTGCTGGCGCGGGACCGCGCCGGCAAGAAGCCGCTCTACATCCACACCTCGGCCGACCGGGTGGTGTTCGCGTCGGAACCGAAGGCGCTGCTCGCGCATCCTGATCTCGACATCGAGATCGACGCTGACGCGATTCCCTACTACTTCCTCTACGGCTACGTGCCGCATCCGCAGACGGTCTACCGCGGTGTCCGGCATGTGGAGCCGGGCACGGTGGTGACGTTCGATCGGCAGGGGCGGCAGTCGGCCAGGCGATATTGGCAGCTAACCTTCCCTGAGGTCCGGCTAAAGCCGGGCGCTACATCGCAGTCGCCGACATCGCGCGCCGAGGCGGCCGGCCGCGTGCGCGAGCTGGTCACCGCCGCGGTCGAGCGCCGGCTCGTCGCCGATGTGCCGCTGGGCGCGTTTCTCAGCGGCGGCATCGACTCCACGATCATCGTCGGCCTGATGAGCCGGCTGATGAAGGAGCCGGTGCGGACGTTCAGCCTCGGCTTCGAGGGCGACGCGGATTTCGATGAGACGGCGGTGGCGCGCGCGACCGCCGGGCAGTTTGGCACCCGCCATACCGAGTTCAAGGTGCGGCCATCGGCGATCGACCTCCTCGACACGCTCGTCTACCATCATGACGGGCCGTTTGCGGACTCGTCCGCGATCCCGACTTACCTGGTGTCGAAACTGACGCGCGAACATGTGACGGTTGCGTTGACCGGTGACGGTGGCGACGAGGTGTTCGCCGGGTATCTCCGCTTCGGCGCCGCGCTGGCCGCCGATCGCGTGCCCGGCTGGCTGGGCCATGCGGCCGCCGGCGCGCTGGCGCTGTTGCCGACACCACGCAACGAGCGGCACTGGATTGCGCGCGGCCGGCGCTTCGCGCGCGCCGCGGGCCTGTCACGGCAAGAGCGGCTGGTGGCGTGGGCCGGCGTATTCCACGACGACCTCGGACAACTGCTGGGAATCGGCGGCGCCAGGGCGGGCGAACCGCCGGTTGACTGCTGCCATCACATTCGCGATCTGGCCGGCGCCGACGGTGCCTCGCCCCTCAACCAGTTGCTGGCCGCGAACTTTCACAGCTATCTCCATGACGATCTCCTGGTGAAGGCCGACCGCATGTCGATGGCCAACTCGCTCGAGGCGCGGGCGCCGTTCCTCGACCGCGACCTGATGGAGTACGTGGCCGGCCTGCCGGACCACTACAAGCTCGACGGCCACACCACCAAGGCCATCCTGCGCGAGGCGTTTGCCGACCTCGTGCCGGCCCAGGTGCAGCAGGGCGCCAAGAAAGGCTTCGGCGTGCCGCTCGATGGCTGGTTCCGCGGCGAGCTTCGTGATCGCCTCCGTGACACGGTGCTGGCACCGTCGGCGAAACTGCGCGCCTACGTCGATCAGGCGTACGTGCAGAAACTGGTGACCGAACACCTCGAGCGGAAGGCCAACCACGGTCATCGCCTCTGGACTCTGCTGACGTTCGAGCGCTGGCTGGACCTGCTGCCAGGCTGGAGGCAGGCGTGA